From a region of the Selenihalanaerobacter shriftii genome:
- the rseP gene encoding RIP metalloprotease RseP yields MLTTIISFIIVISILVFVHEFGHFIVAKKTGVLVEEFAVGMGPQIIGKQRGETLYSIRLLPLGGYCKMTGEFPVDDEDEIEDVEHYQQAYENERCLFQKSVFERAAVIFTGPLMNFILAMVVFSLIFAIFGVPVSGSSSTVIGTILPDRPAQKAGLQANDKILSVNKEGVDNWSELAKKINNHPGEELTLTVKRNGNIEKIKVTPKKDPKRDVGLIGIAPRLIREKVGIFTSIKYGFKQTIGVTVGIISGVWRMITGQMAPEVAGPVKIAQIVGDAAKASILKVLNLMAILSVNLGILNLLPFPALDGGRLAFLGIELIRGKEIDPEKEGFVHFVGLVLLLALMVVIVYKDIVNIF; encoded by the coding sequence TTGTTAACAACGATTATATCGTTTATAATTGTCATTAGTATTTTAGTTTTTGTTCATGAGTTTGGACATTTTATAGTTGCTAAAAAAACAGGGGTTTTAGTAGAGGAATTTGCAGTTGGAATGGGACCACAAATCATAGGTAAACAGAGAGGTGAAACACTTTATTCTATAAGGTTACTTCCTTTAGGTGGTTATTGCAAGATGACAGGTGAGTTCCCAGTGGATGATGAGGATGAGATAGAAGATGTTGAGCATTATCAACAAGCTTATGAAAATGAAAGATGTCTTTTTCAAAAATCTGTTTTTGAACGTGCTGCAGTTATATTTACAGGACCACTTATGAACTTTATTCTAGCTATGGTGGTATTTTCTTTGATTTTTGCAATATTTGGAGTACCAGTTTCAGGTTCTTCATCAACTGTAATTGGTACTATATTACCAGATAGACCAGCTCAAAAAGCAGGTTTACAAGCTAATGATAAAATTTTATCTGTAAATAAAGAAGGAGTAGATAATTGGTCAGAGTTAGCTAAAAAGATTAATAATCATCCTGGAGAAGAGCTTACTTTAACTGTTAAAAGAAATGGGAATATAGAAAAAATTAAAGTAACCCCAAAAAAGGATCCAAAGAGGGATGTAGGGTTAATAGGAATTGCACCAAGATTAATCAGAGAAAAAGTTGGCATCTTTACTTCAATCAAATATGGGTTTAAACAGACTATAGGAGTGACAGTCGGAATTATTAGTGGAGTTTGGCGAATGATTACTGGACAGATGGCTCCAGAGGTAGCTGGTCCGGTAAAGATTGCTCAAATAGTTGGTGATGCCGCTAAGGCTAGTATTTTAAAAGTTTTAAATTTAATGGCTATTTTAAGCGTGAATTTAGGAATTCTGAATTTATTACCTTTTCCTGCTTTAGATGGAGGACGTTTAGCATTCTTAGGAATTGAACTTATTCGTGGTAAAGAAATAGATCCAGAAAAAGAAGGATTTGTTCATTTTGTTGGTCTAGTACTTTTATTAGCATTGATGGTAGTTATTGTTTATAAAGATATCGTAAATATATTTTAA
- a CDS encoding DUF362 domain-containing protein, with product MAYNITDECVVCGVCAEECPLEAISEGDDLYVIDDELCSDCGVCADECPVEAIEE from the coding sequence ATGGCTTATAATATTACTGATGAATGTGTAGTATGTGGTGTATGTGCTGAAGAATGTCCACTAGAGGCTATTTCAGAAGGTGATGATCTGTATGTCATAGATGATGAACTCTGTTCAGATTGTGGAGTATGTGCGGATGAGTGCCCAGTAGAAGCTATTGAAGAATAA
- a CDS encoding phosphatidate cytidylyltransferase — protein MLNKRVISAIIGIPLLILILHIGGILFLLTVLLLAALGLNEFYRLASAKGVRPNRSLGLLSGLFLLTVTYLNSKQLLIYFKPELIIISILFLLLLNNLVGGKDQDKSALLDTAVTMLGILYVCGLLLYLILIYNFNLDGMQIGRKLVWLPILATWMADTAAYFTGLNFGKHKLAPNISPNKTIEGALGGIAGSLLIVLIYGSWLSIGIKERIVLGVLLAIVSQLGDLVESAFKRDAQIKDSGNIIPGHGGILDRFDSLLFTLPLVYYYFQFLVK, from the coding sequence TTGTTAAACAAGAGAGTTATTAGTGCCATTATTGGGATTCCATTACTTATATTGATTTTACATATAGGGGGAATATTATTCTTATTAACTGTTTTATTGTTAGCTGCTTTAGGGTTAAATGAATTTTATAGATTGGCATCTGCTAAAGGTGTTAGGCCTAATAGATCTTTAGGACTACTTAGTGGTCTATTTTTGTTAACTGTTACATACTTAAATAGTAAACAGCTTTTGATATATTTTAAACCTGAATTAATTATAATTAGCATTTTATTTCTTTTATTATTGAATAATTTAGTTGGTGGTAAGGACCAAGATAAGTCAGCTCTTTTAGATACGGCTGTAACTATGTTAGGGATTCTATATGTTTGTGGATTATTACTTTATTTAATTTTAATTTATAATTTTAATTTAGATGGCATGCAGATAGGGAGAAAGCTAGTCTGGTTACCTATTTTGGCTACCTGGATGGCAGATACTGCTGCTTACTTTACTGGTCTTAATTTCGGTAAACATAAATTAGCTCCTAATATCAGTCCAAATAAGACAATTGAAGGTGCATTAGGTGGAATAGCTGGTAGTTTATTAATAGTTTTAATTTATGGGTCTTGGTTATCAATAGGGATCAAAGAAAGAATTGTTTTAGGGGTTTTGCTTGCTATAGTTTCCCAACTTGGTGATTTAGTAGAATCTGCTTTTAAAAGAGATGCCCAAATTAAGGATTCAGGAAATATAATTCCAGGACATGGGGGTATATTAGATAGGTTTGATAGTTTATTATTTACTTTACCATTAGTTTATTATTATTTTCAGTTTTTGGTCAAATGA
- the frr gene encoding ribosome recycling factor, translated as MIQQVLNKTRKKMDQVIDATKKDFATIRTGRAKPSLVEGITVDYYGTQTPINQMAKVSAPEPRQLLVRPWDTNSLEQIEKAILKSDLGLTPNNDGEVIRINIPQLTEERRKEFVQLAKTKSEDKRIVIRDIRREANDELEELESNGDISEDNYHRGLDNIQDLTDEYINKIDELLAKKESDILEI; from the coding sequence GTGATTCAACAAGTATTAAATAAGACTAGAAAAAAGATGGATCAGGTAATTGATGCGACTAAGAAGGATTTTGCTACAATTAGAACTGGAAGAGCTAAGCCTTCTCTAGTTGAAGGGATTACTGTTGATTATTATGGGACACAAACGCCGATTAATCAGATGGCTAAAGTTTCTGCTCCAGAACCAAGACAGTTGCTGGTCCGGCCTTGGGATACTAATAGTTTAGAGCAAATAGAAAAAGCTATTTTAAAGTCTGATTTAGGGTTAACTCCAAACAATGATGGTGAAGTTATCAGAATTAATATTCCTCAATTAACTGAAGAACGTAGAAAAGAATTTGTCCAGTTAGCTAAGACTAAATCTGAGGACAAAAGAATAGTAATCCGTGATATTCGTCGAGAAGCTAATGATGAACTAGAAGAATTAGAATCTAACGGTGATATTTCAGAAGATAATTATCATCGAGGACTAGATAATATTCAAGATTTAACAGATGAATATATTAATAAAATTGATGAATTATTAGCTAAAAAAGAGAGTGATATTTTAGAAATTTAA
- the ytvI gene encoding sporulation integral membrane protein YtvI produces the protein MKPVYKLGLVILGVVLLSVIFFKYILVYLLPFVIAFIITSLIEPIIKLLQTKFKLSRGIAVAICLGIILIIIILVTTIFFSRLFIELNRLANNIPEFKVLGEKMDWVVEQNQNLSKILTELKLPPTVKDVITHNLQELYQQLREVIRIGVTSFLNLLKGLPRLITVLLISLISTFFISRDRELINEAFLKVIPNAWQQKTRKLEAEIMDAAVGFIRAELILISITTILSISGLLILGSDYAITLGLLAGILDLIPVIGPSLVFGPLVIYSLIIGQSSFGIALLVLYTLIAIVRQLTEAKIIGKNIGLHPLATLISMYVGVQLLGISGFFIGPAVLIVVKAIARAGFISILIE, from the coding sequence ATGAAGCCTGTTTATAAATTGGGTTTAGTGATTTTAGGAGTAGTATTATTAAGTGTTATCTTTTTTAAATATATTCTAGTCTATTTACTCCCTTTTGTAATAGCCTTTATTATTACTTCATTAATTGAGCCAATTATTAAATTACTACAGACAAAATTCAAATTAAGTAGAGGAATAGCTGTTGCTATTTGTTTAGGTATTATATTAATTATTATTATATTAGTAACTACTATATTTTTCTCTAGATTATTCATTGAGTTAAATAGGTTAGCAAATAATATTCCAGAGTTTAAAGTGTTAGGAGAGAAGATGGACTGGGTTGTAGAACAGAATCAAAATTTAAGTAAAATATTAACGGAATTAAAGTTACCACCAACAGTTAAGGATGTTATTACTCATAATTTACAAGAATTATATCAGCAATTAAGAGAAGTAATTAGAATAGGGGTTACTTCATTTTTAAATCTACTTAAGGGTTTACCTAGATTGATAACTGTTCTGTTAATTAGTTTAATTTCTACCTTTTTCATTAGCCGTGATAGAGAGTTGATTAATGAAGCTTTTTTAAAGGTAATCCCTAATGCATGGCAACAAAAAACTAGAAAATTAGAAGCTGAAATTATGGATGCAGCTGTTGGCTTTATACGAGCGGAGTTAATTTTGATATCGATAACTACTATATTGTCAATTAGTGGATTATTAATTTTAGGTAGTGATTATGCTATTACGTTAGGGCTTTTAGCTGGGATTTTGGATTTGATTCCAGTAATTGGACCTAGTCTAGTTTTCGGTCCTTTGGTTATCTATAGCTTGATAATAGGGCAATCTAGTTTTGGAATTGCTTTATTAGTTTTATATACTTTGATAGCGATAGTTAGACAATTAACAGAGGCTAAGATTATTGGAAAGAATATAGGTCTACATCCTTTAGCTACTTTAATTTCTATGTATGTAGGAGTGCAACTGTTAGGGATAAGTGGTTTTTTTATAGGCCCAGCAGTTTTAATTGTAGTTAAAGCAATAGCACGAGCTGGATTTATTTCTATTTTAATTGAATAA
- a CDS encoding 1-deoxy-D-xylulose-5-phosphate reductoisomerase has translation MRAITILGSTGSIGTQTLEVINELKLNYEILALTANTNVEKLAAQVKEFEPQFAVLMNEEAAKELKYELSDLDTKVLVGQEGLIEVATSDEVDLVINSVVGAAGLFPTLEAIKAKKDIGLANKETLVTAGELVMAKAKEYGVRILPIDSEHNAIFQALDGENREDIEKLILTASGGPFRESTAQDLANVTVEEALNHPNWDMGGKITIDSATLMNKGLEVIEAKWLFDIDFSDIEVVVHPQSIVHSLVQFKDASILAELGLPDMKVPIQYVLTYPERTENRLERLDLAKIGSLDFEAPNTELFPCLGYAYKAGKTGGTLPAVLNAANEIAVEMFLNGDLSFIEIPQLIKKVMDQHQVVQKPGLDDILDADEWARAQSWKEGENLC, from the coding sequence ATGAGAGCAATTACTATTTTAGGTTCTACAGGATCAATTGGCACACAAACTTTAGAAGTCATTAATGAACTAAAATTAAATTATGAGATTTTAGCTTTAACTGCTAATACAAATGTAGAGAAATTAGCGGCACAAGTTAAAGAGTTTGAACCTCAATTTGCAGTTCTAATGAATGAAGAAGCTGCAAAAGAGTTAAAATATGAATTATCAGATTTAGATACTAAAGTATTGGTAGGACAGGAAGGATTAATTGAAGTAGCAACTAGTGATGAAGTTGATTTAGTTATTAATTCAGTAGTAGGAGCAGCAGGATTATTCCCTACTTTAGAAGCTATTAAAGCTAAGAAGGATATAGGTTTAGCTAACAAAGAAACATTAGTAACCGCTGGAGAATTGGTAATGGCTAAAGCAAAAGAATATGGAGTAAGGATTCTTCCAATTGATAGTGAACATAACGCGATTTTTCAGGCATTAGATGGGGAAAATAGAGAGGATATTGAGAAATTAATTTTAACAGCATCTGGTGGTCCTTTTAGGGAGAGCACTGCTCAGGATTTAGCTAATGTAACTGTAGAAGAAGCTTTAAACCACCCAAATTGGGATATGGGGGGTAAGATTACTATAGATTCAGCAACTTTAATGAATAAAGGATTAGAAGTTATCGAGGCGAAATGGTTATTCGATATTGATTTTAGTGATATTGAAGTAGTAGTTCATCCACAAAGTATTGTCCATTCATTAGTACAGTTTAAGGATGCTTCAATTTTAGCAGAATTAGGGTTGCCTGATATGAAAGTACCGATTCAATATGTATTAACTTATCCGGAAAGAACAGAAAATAGATTAGAAAGATTAGACTTAGCTAAAATAGGTAGTTTAGATTTTGAAGCTCCTAATACAGAATTGTTTCCCTGTTTAGGTTATGCCTATAAAGCAGGTAAGACAGGAGGAACTTTACCTGCTGTATTGAATGCTGCTAATGAAATAGCAGTGGAGATGTTTTTAAATGGTGATTTAAGTTTTATAGAGATTCCTCAATTAATTAAAAAGGTTATGGATCAGCATCAAGTTGTTCAAAAACCAGGATTAGATGATATATTGGATGCCGACGAATGGGCTAGGGCTCAAAGTTGGAAGGAGGGTGAGAATCTTTGTTAA
- a CDS encoding isoprenyl transferase, protein MIGGKVMYPGLFNSRKEIETLDIEELRDRVLSRDLPEHIAIIMDGNGRWAKKRGLPRKAGHKNGVRRLKEIVKIVKKLGIKYLTVFAFSTENWERPEKEVNFLMKLFSRTLDNDAKELHEQGVKIRVLGRQKGLPTEIKNKVENIIELTKRNQALNLNIALNYGGRAEIVDATKELITKVQEEVLDLDEIDERILSKELYTKDIPDPQLLIRPSGEMRISNFLLWQLAYTEFWFTSTLWPDFSEEDLLLAIADYQSRERRFGGLKD, encoded by the coding sequence TTGATAGGAGGCAAAGTGATGTATCCAGGGCTTTTTAATTCGAGAAAAGAAATAGAGACATTAGATATAGAAGAACTACGAGATAGAGTTTTATCTAGGGATTTACCAGAACATATAGCTATTATCATGGATGGAAATGGGAGATGGGCAAAAAAAAGAGGACTTCCACGTAAAGCTGGACATAAAAATGGAGTAAGAAGATTAAAAGAAATTGTTAAAATTGTCAAAAAATTAGGGATAAAATATTTAACAGTCTTTGCTTTCTCTACAGAGAATTGGGAAAGGCCAGAAAAAGAAGTTAATTTTCTAATGAAACTTTTTAGTAGAACATTAGATAATGATGCTAAGGAATTACATGAGCAAGGAGTTAAGATTAGAGTATTAGGTAGACAGAAAGGTCTACCAACTGAGATTAAAAATAAGGTTGAAAATATTATAGAATTAACTAAAAGAAATCAAGCTTTAAATTTGAATATTGCTTTGAATTATGGAGGAAGAGCTGAGATTGTGGATGCTACCAAGGAATTAATTACTAAGGTTCAAGAGGAAGTATTAGATTTAGATGAGATAGATGAAAGAATATTGAGTAAAGAGTTATATACTAAAGATATTCCTGATCCCCAATTGTTAATTAGACCTAGTGGTGAGATGAGAATCAGTAATTTCTTATTGTGGCAATTGGCCTATACAGAGTTTTGGTTTACTTCTACACTTTGGCCTGACTTTAGTGAAGAAGACCTTTTATTAGCTATAGCTGATTACCAGAGTAGGGAAAGAAGATTTGGTGGTTTAAAAGATTAG